In Humulus lupulus chromosome 6, drHumLupu1.1, whole genome shotgun sequence, a single genomic region encodes these proteins:
- the LOC133783009 gene encoding coatomer subunit epsilon-1-like isoform X3, which yields MHRADYAERHLRVMQQIDEDHTLTQLATSWLNLAVGGSKIQEAYLIFQDFSEKYQMTSLVLNGKVICCMHMNNFDEAETLLLEALNKDAKDPETLANLIVCCLHIGLSFPHPIETCTSRSHPH from the exons ATGCACAGGGCAGATTATGCAGAAAGACATCTTAGAGTCATGCAACAGATAGATGAGGATCACACACTAACACAACTTGCAACATCATGGCTCAATCTGGCAGTG GGTGGCTCTAAAATACAAGAAGCATATCTTATCTTCCAAGATTTCTCTGAGAAATATCAGATGACCAGTTTGGTTCTTAATGGGAAAGTCATTTGCTGCATGCACATGAATAACTTTGATGAAGCTGAAACTCTGCTGCTTGAAGCACTTAACAAG GATGCTAAGGATCCAGAAACTCTTGCCAATCTAATTGTGTGCTGTCTTCACATTGGCCTCTCGTTTCCTCAC CCAATTGAAACTTGCACATCCAGATCACATCCTCATTAA
- the LOC133783009 gene encoding coatomer subunit epsilon-1-like isoform X1, with translation MGAKKKASNALNVQIFIKMHRADYAERHLRVMQQIDEDHTLTQLATSWLNLAVGGSKIQEAYLIFQDFSEKYQMTSLVLNGKVICCMHMNNFDEAETLLLEALNKDAKDPETLANLIVCCLHIGLSFPHPIETCTSRSHPH, from the exons ATGGGGGCAAAAAAGAAAGCAAG CAATGCATTGAATGTCCAAATATTCATCAAGATGCACAGGGCAGATTATGCAGAAAGACATCTTAGAGTCATGCAACAGATAGATGAGGATCACACACTAACACAACTTGCAACATCATGGCTCAATCTGGCAGTG GGTGGCTCTAAAATACAAGAAGCATATCTTATCTTCCAAGATTTCTCTGAGAAATATCAGATGACCAGTTTGGTTCTTAATGGGAAAGTCATTTGCTGCATGCACATGAATAACTTTGATGAAGCTGAAACTCTGCTGCTTGAAGCACTTAACAAG GATGCTAAGGATCCAGAAACTCTTGCCAATCTAATTGTGTGCTGTCTTCACATTGGCCTCTCGTTTCCTCAC CCAATTGAAACTTGCACATCCAGATCACATCCTCATTAA
- the LOC133783009 gene encoding coatomer subunit epsilon-1-like isoform X2: MLSNALNVQIFIKMHRADYAERHLRVMQQIDEDHTLTQLATSWLNLAVGGSKIQEAYLIFQDFSEKYQMTSLVLNGKVICCMHMNNFDEAETLLLEALNKDAKDPETLANLIVCCLHIGLSFPHPIETCTSRSHPH, from the exons ATGTTGAG CAATGCATTGAATGTCCAAATATTCATCAAGATGCACAGGGCAGATTATGCAGAAAGACATCTTAGAGTCATGCAACAGATAGATGAGGATCACACACTAACACAACTTGCAACATCATGGCTCAATCTGGCAGTG GGTGGCTCTAAAATACAAGAAGCATATCTTATCTTCCAAGATTTCTCTGAGAAATATCAGATGACCAGTTTGGTTCTTAATGGGAAAGTCATTTGCTGCATGCACATGAATAACTTTGATGAAGCTGAAACTCTGCTGCTTGAAGCACTTAACAAG GATGCTAAGGATCCAGAAACTCTTGCCAATCTAATTGTGTGCTGTCTTCACATTGGCCTCTCGTTTCCTCAC CCAATTGAAACTTGCACATCCAGATCACATCCTCATTAA